In Hyalangium gracile, the sequence GAACGGCATGGGCATCGGCCGAGGCGACCGCGTGGCCCTGGTGCTGCCGAACGGGCCGGAGATGGCGACGGCCTTCCTCTGTATCGCTTGTGGCACCACCACCGCGCCGCTCAACCCGGCCTATCAAACCCAGGAGTTCGAGTTCTATCTCTCGGACCTGAACGCCCGGGCGCTCGTCATCCAGGAGGGCCAGGAGAGCCCGGCCCGAGCCGTCGCCGCGGCGCGAGGCATCCCGGTGGTGGAGCTGGTCCCCGACACCCAGGGCCCCGCCGGGGGCTTCACGCTGCGGCCCGAGCGACCGCTCTCCGGCTCCCCAGCCCGAGCCGGCTTCGCCTCGCCGGAGGACGAGGCCCTGGTGCTCCACACCTCGGGGACGACGTCACGGCCCAAGCTGGTGCCGCTGAGCCACCTCAACCTCACGGCCTCGGCGGGCCACATCGTCCGCACGCTTCAGCTCGGGCGCGGGGATGTCTGCCTCAACATCATGCCGCTCTTCCACATCCACGGGCTCATCGCGGCGGTGCTGTCGAGCATCGCGGCGGGCGGCTCCGTGGTCTGCACGCCGGGCTTCAATGCCCTCAAGTTCTTCTCCTGGTTCGAGGAGGTCCGGCCCACCTGGTACACGGCGGTGCCCACCATGCACCAGGCCATCCTCGGGCGCGCGGGCCGCAACACCGCCAGCCTCCAGGGCGGGAGGCTGCGCTTCATCCGCTCCTCCTCCGCGTCGCTGCCGCCGCAAGTGATGGAGGCGCTCGAGCAGGCCTTCGGGGTGCCGGTCATCGAGAGCTACGGCATGACGGAGGCCTCGCACCAGATGGCATCGAACCCGCTGCCGCCGAGGCCCAGGTACGCGGGCTCGGTGGGCATCGCGGCGGGGCCGGAGGTGGCCATCATGGACGAGGAAGGCCGCCTGCTGCCCCCGGGCGCCGTGGGCGAGGTCGTCATCCGCGGCCGCAACGTCACGGTCGGCTACGAGAACAACCCGGAGGCCAACGCCAAGGCGTTCACCCACGGCTGGTTCCACACCGGAGACCAGGGCACGCTCGATGAGGCGGGCTATCTGCGGCTGACCGGTCGGCTCAAGGAGCTCATCAACCGGGGCGGAGAGAAGATCAGCCCGCTCGAGGTGGACACGGTGCTGATGGACCATCCGGCGGTGCAGCAGGTGGTCACCTTCGCCATGCCCCACTCGAAGCTCGGCGAGGAGGTGGCCGCCGCCGTGGTGCTCCGCGAGGGCGCGAGCGCTGGGGAGCGCGAGCTCCGCGAGTTCGCCGCGCGCCAGCTGGCCGACTTCAAGGTGCCGAGGAAGATCGTCTTCCTGACGGAGATCCCCAAGGGACCGACGGGCAAGCTGCAGCGCATCGGCCTCGCCGAGCGGCTGGGGCTCACGCCATGAGGATCGCCATCTTCGGAGCCGGAGCCATTGGAGGCTTCCTGGGCGTGAAGCTGCTCCAGGCCGGCGCGGATGTCACCTTCATCGCCCGAGGGGCCCACCTGGAGGCGATGCGCACCCGAGGCGTCACGCTGACGAGCGGCGGCGAGACCGTCACCCTGAAGCCGCGCTGCACGAGCGAGCCCGAGGAAGCGGGGCCACAGGACTACGTCTTCGTCACGCTGAAGGCGCACTCGCTCCCGGCGGCGGCGCCACGGATTGCCCGGCTGCTGGGAGAGGAGACGGCGCTCGTCACCGGCATCAACGGCATTCCCTACTGGTACTTCCATGGGCTCGACGGCCCGTACCGGGACCGCCGGGTGGAGAGCGTGGATCCGGGGGGAAGGCTCTGGGAGCAGCTGCCGCCCTCGCGCGTCATCGGCTCGGTGGTCTACCCCTCGGCGGAAGTGGTCGAGCCCGGCGTCATCGTCCATGTGGAGGGAGATCGCTTCACCCTGGGGGAGCCCGATGGCAGCAAGAGCCCCCGGACGCTGGCGCTGTCGAAGCTGATGATCCAGGCCGGGCTGAAGGCCCCGGTGCGGCCGCGCATCCGTGACGAGCTCTGGGTGAAGCTCTGGGGGAACCTCGCCTTCAACCCGCTGTCGGCGCTGACGGGAGCGACGCTCGACCGGCTGGCGGGCGCGGGCGAGCTGCGAGCCGTGGCCCGCACCATGATGGTCGAGGCGCAGGCGGTGGCCGAGGCGCTGGGAGTCCGCTTCCTCATAGACATCGATCAGCGCATCGCGGGCGCGGCGGAGGTCGGCGCGCACAAGACGTCCATGCTGCAGGACCTGGAGCGAGGGCGGCCGATGGAGATCGACGCGCTGCTCGGCGCGGTGGTCGAGCTCGGGCAGCTCGTGGGCCGACCGATGCCCGCCTGTGAGCTGGTCCTGGCGCTGGTGCGCGAGCGCGCGCGACAGGCGGGGTGCTACCCGAGCGGGTGACTCCCGTCACTACTGCTTCTTCCCGGCCCGAGCGTCCTCTCGCGCCTGCCTGGCGGCGGCGGCCCGCTCGACCTGGGCCTGCTTCTTCTTCAGCGTGGAGAGCAGCCCGTTGAAGCCCTGGGTGGCGACGAGCTGTCGGAACTGCGTCCGATAGTCCTCGAGCAGCGACACCTGGTTCGTCACGATGTCGTAGATGCGCCAGCCGCCCGCCTTCCGGGTCGACTTGTAGAGCCTGTAGTCGATGGGCACCCGGGTTCCCTGCACCACGACGACGGTGCTGACCCGGGCCTCCCCCTCCTCGAGGAGCTCCTGGCCATACTGCACCTCGGCCTCACCGAGCCCCAGGGTCCGCTCGGCGTAGAAGGCGCGCAGCATGCCGCGCATCGCTCGGGTGAAGGCCTTTCGCTGGGCGGGGGTGATCGTCTCCCACGTCTCGCCCAGGGCCCGCCTGGCCAGCTCCTCGAAGTCGACGAACTTGTCGACGGCGGCGGAGAGCTGGTCCACGGTGGCCCCGGGCGCGCGGGCGGTGGCCTGGACATCCTCGTAGCCGGAACGGACGACCTCCAGCGGGCCCGGCGCGGCGGCGAGCAGGGTGACGGCGACGAGCGACGCGATCATCGGCCTTCGAGCCTCCTTACGGCGCTACGCGGTTCACGAGCTGCTCGGAGACATCCCACAGCCGCTCGCGGGCGGCCGCATCCAGCGCCTGGCGGTTCACCTTCCGCTCCTTGCGCCGGATGAAGTACTTGCCCGTCACGCCCTCCACCTCGGGGCTGGAGGCCAGCCACACCGGAGTGTCGGCTCCCTGCTCCGGCCTCAGCGTGAACGGGCGGAGCAGCGGGCCGATGAGCTTCCCCATGAGGCCAAGGTTCCCCTGGCCGAAGTTGGTGAGCACCATGCCCGGGTGCACGCAGGTGGCGGTGACGTTGCGGCCCTGGAGCCTCCTGGCCAGCTCGAGCGTGAACATGACGTTGGCCAGCTTGGAGCGGCTGTAGGCCCGCATCCCGGTGTAGCTCCGCTCCGTCATCAAGTCGTCGAAGTCGATGCGGGCCATGGAGTGCACGGCCGAGGCGAGGTTCACCACGCGGGAGGGAGCGCCGCGGCCCAGCAGCTCCAGCAGGTCTCGCGTGAGCGCGAAGTACGCCAGGTGGTTGAGGGCGAACGTCCGCTCGTACCCCTCCGACGTCAGCTGTCGCTGGCCGAAGAGGGCCCCCGCGTTGTTGAGCAGCACGTCCAGCCGGGAGTAGCGGCTCGAGTACTCCCGAGCCACCCGGCGCACCTCCTCGAGGAGCGCCAGGTCCCCCACGATGGCCTCCACCTCCGGGTTGCCGCTCTGCTGCCGGAGCGCCTGTACCGTCTCCTGGGTCCGCGCCGGATCCCTCCCGACGATGACCACGCTCGCTCCGGCCTTCGCCAGCTCCAGCGCCGCGACCCGGCCGATGCCTTGCGTCGCTCCGGTAACGAGGCACCGCTTGCCCTTCATGTCCGCCATCGGCTCTTTCCCCCCACGTGTCGCCGGCATGCTGCCCGAGGCCCGGTGCGTCCGCCACGAGCAGCACTGCCCGTGGAGGACGCCCGGCCTGGAGTTACTGGCAGATGCCCTGGTCGGGCAGGGGGTTGATGTGGCCCTCGGCGTTGCCGGTGAGCGACACGGCGTAGATGCCGCCGTCCCAGCTGCCGTTGTTGAAGGTGATGTTGGCGTAGGGGGCGAGCACCGTGCCCGGGAAGCCGATGCCGTGGGCGTTGATGGTGGTGGCGTCCGGGAAGTTGAAGAGCACGGTGCGCTGGTCGAGCCCGCCGCTGAACGCGAAGCCGATGCCGTTGATCGTCGCCGAGGTGCCTCGGATGTTGATGATCGCCAGCGAGTTGGGCGGCGCGGAGGTGGACAGCGTGGTGGCGCCGACGAAGTCGCTGGCGTTCACGTTGAACACGTTCACGGTCGGGTGCGTGCCCTTCAGGATGATGCCGCCCCAGGACTCGCGCGTCGTGGTGCCGTTGATGGCCATCCCCGCCAGCTGCGAGGTGAGGGTCCGCAGCTCGGAGAAGCGGGAGGCGAAGTTGATGGGAGTGCCCTTGGTGAGGGTGCCTCGGTGGAAGACCACGTCCGCGTCGGCGCTGTAGGTGCCCCCGTACCAGGTGTCGCCCCAGACGCCGCCGTGGTTGAGCGTGAGGTTGCCACCCACCACCAGGACCTGGGAGGTGTTGGTCTCGTGCAGGCCCGCGCCGACGGTGAAGCGGTCGAGGAAGAGGTTGCCGGCGA encodes:
- a CDS encoding 2-dehydropantoate 2-reductase, which gives rise to MRIAIFGAGAIGGFLGVKLLQAGADVTFIARGAHLEAMRTRGVTLTSGGETVTLKPRCTSEPEEAGPQDYVFVTLKAHSLPAAAPRIARLLGEETALVTGINGIPYWYFHGLDGPYRDRRVESVDPGGRLWEQLPPSRVIGSVVYPSAEVVEPGVIVHVEGDRFTLGEPDGSKSPRTLALSKLMIQAGLKAPVRPRIRDELWVKLWGNLAFNPLSALTGATLDRLAGAGELRAVARTMMVEAQAVAEALGVRFLIDIDQRIAGAAEVGAHKTSMLQDLERGRPMEIDALLGAVVELGQLVGRPMPACELVLALVRERARQAGCYPSG
- a CDS encoding SDR family oxidoreductase, whose product is MADMKGKRCLVTGATQGIGRVAALELAKAGASVVIVGRDPARTQETVQALRQQSGNPEVEAIVGDLALLEEVRRVAREYSSRYSRLDVLLNNAGALFGQRQLTSEGYERTFALNHLAYFALTRDLLELLGRGAPSRVVNLASAVHSMARIDFDDLMTERSYTGMRAYSRSKLANVMFTLELARRLQGRNVTATCVHPGMVLTNFGQGNLGLMGKLIGPLLRPFTLRPEQGADTPVWLASSPEVEGVTGKYFIRRKERKVNRQALDAAARERLWDVSEQLVNRVAP
- a CDS encoding MlaC/ttg2D family ABC transporter substrate-binding protein, producing the protein MIASLVAVTLLAAAPGPLEVVRSGYEDVQATARAPGATVDQLSAAVDKFVDFEELARRALGETWETITPAQRKAFTRAMRGMLRAFYAERTLGLGEAEVQYGQELLEEGEARVSTVVVVQGTRVPIDYRLYKSTRKAGGWRIYDIVTNQVSLLEDYRTQFRQLVATQGFNGLLSTLKKKQAQVERAAAARQAREDARAGKKQ
- a CDS encoding acyl--CoA ligase; translation: MERADTIAGLMEHGAEADAALGAPGRPALTYGGLRGLARSTAAALNGMGIGRGDRVALVLPNGPEMATAFLCIACGTTTAPLNPAYQTQEFEFYLSDLNARALVIQEGQESPARAVAAARGIPVVELVPDTQGPAGGFTLRPERPLSGSPARAGFASPEDEALVLHTSGTTSRPKLVPLSHLNLTASAGHIVRTLQLGRGDVCLNIMPLFHIHGLIAAVLSSIAAGGSVVCTPGFNALKFFSWFEEVRPTWYTAVPTMHQAILGRAGRNTASLQGGRLRFIRSSSASLPPQVMEALEQAFGVPVIESYGMTEASHQMASNPLPPRPRYAGSVGIAAGPEVAIMDEEGRLLPPGAVGEVVIRGRNVTVGYENNPEANAKAFTHGWFHTGDQGTLDEAGYLRLTGRLKELINRGGEKISPLEVDTVLMDHPAVQQVVTFAMPHSKLGEEVAAAVVLREGASAGERELREFAARQLADFKVPRKIVFLTEIPKGPTGKLQRIGLAERLGLTP